AGTGGAGTATATTTTTCTTCCCAACAGCAACCCATTTCTGTGAAACGTGTGCAGCAGCAGAGTACAACTTACATTGTTTTCCAGTAGCAGAATACAACTTAGGGCATTCTTGAGGAGTATTCTCCATTGTCAACTTCACATAACACCTTTCGTCCATTTCTGCAGGGGAAGGATCAGCACATAGGTTCCTGGAATTCGAATTTGTGGATATGGCCTTATTTTCGGTTGAGGAATAATGAGGATCCGCTTGCATGGTTGATGTACATTCCTCGCATGTGTCTTGTGGGACCAAATAAGAACCCATGTTGCAAGATGCTAGCGCTGCTTTCTCAAAACCAGATTGTGAGCTCCCATCTCCATCAGCTGAGCCGTTGCTACCTACTCCAGTATCAACACTGGAGTCCTTGTCATATACTAGTTGCATCATAGGCAATCCATCTTTCTGTTGCAAGTGATTCTTTGGCACCATGACAATACCGTTCTTAGGAGCATGGTAGTTCCCTGATGACTGAGAAGTACCCTGGTCAGAAGATAAACTTGTTTGTTGGTACAGTATTGATGTTTGCTTCTTGTACTTATATCTGGAAAATGCTTGACATGAGTTTAGTGCATCATTTTCTTTGGCATGCTCCATTTCAATTCTCTCGTCTGGTGAATGCTGATTACATGCTTTTCTCCTCTGATTTATTTTCATTGACCTTGTTAGATTATGTTGTGCAACCTTGTTAATGTTTTCCAGTACATCCTTGTTCTGAATAGCTGAATCAACCATACATCCTGCTCTAGATGTGTTCTCCACATTAAGTTTTTCTACTTTTTGCCACACAGAAGTTGAACTGTATTTTCCACTATGCTTGTTCTTATTAGTGCCTATTACTCCATTAGTTGCAGTCAAACTGTAGCTAGATATTTCCTTTAATCTTGTTCTGCTCCTCCCAGGAATAACTGGAAGAGAAGTCTTGCTGCTGCAGGCTTCACTACTGCACTTGACTCTTTCAGTATGATTACTGCTATCAGCAACATTCTTTGAGCAGCATGAGCTGCATCCAAAGGAATCATTTGAATCTTCAGCATGAGTTATGCTTAAATGGGCCCCTatcggatggcatgaatccctCACCTCATCATTGACACTGCAGTTCACACTGTTGTCCCTTTCCAACTTCTTAAACAATGAATATGCTATTGCATCATTAGAGTTAGAAACACGTGCACATAGTGATCTCTCGTAATTGTTTGATTCATCATTCAAGTAATGAACATCCTTGCAGCTAAATATCTCACCTACAGTTCTATTAGATGAACCTGTACATCCAGAATCCCCGCCATTCTCTTCACCAAAATGAGCTTCCTTAACCAATGAGCTAGCAGAGGATGAGGTTTCTGACAATTTATCAGCCAGCAGATCAGTAAGTACCTCAACAGGAGAAGCAGCATCAATATTCTCTTCACAATGGGTTTCTGATGGCAAATTGAGCCCTTTGCAGACTGCTCTCCTGTAATGTTTCCCTTTCTTGTTTCCTTTCTTTTTAGGGCTCTTTCTTGGAGGCTTATCATCATCATGCAGAATATCAGAATCAGATCTTACAGGAGCAGTAACAGATCTGGAAGAATTATTTACAAGCACATTGCTGGGAGGGAGTGCTGTCAATGACTTTTTGATTTTTCTCCTATGCTGACGCTGTCTTAAGGTGCTTCCTGGTGGTGGACTTCCACTGGAAAATGGTTTAGAATGATCGACTTGATCGTGCATGTTCTTTTCATTTGGACAGTCTAACCAGTAAAGTATTATTGGCTGTGGGAACTGAATGATCTCTGTGCCAGCAGCTCCTGATGCGAAACAGCTTCTCTTGTTGATATCTTGTAATATGTTAGGAAGAAAAGGCACCAATTTCTGATCCGAGTTGTGCCCAATGGAAATAGTTGCAAATGTAATGTTCCTGCAACAGCACAAACAGACAGTAAACATGTAGCTTTCCAGATATATGAATGACAGATATCAGAATAGAAATGGATACCAGTCAAAgggaaatgagaaaaaaaaacaaggataTTGAGGTACAAAGTATTTGAGTACGGTGATTGCTGGTATCATAAATAGACATTCAGACAGAATaataataaggaaaaaaaacatggtgGTACATACAGGTTGAGGACTTGAGGTAGCCATACAACATTAATAAAGTAGCAGAAGAGCAAAATCATATAATAAGATGAAGAAATATTTCTGTTGATAACTTATCATATACAGGTGGGAGGAAGCTCAGTAAGCGACACATATTTCCTTAACTTCAGTGTTCTAGAGCAAGGTGATGTTTTTGGATAAATGGGAATAATTATTTCTTCTCCCGAATTATCTATATGTTCAAAAACCGTTAAAGATATTCCCGTTCAAGTTTGTAGTATCGGATATGTTCCTCTTAAGTTTACACTAGATCAGATCAAGCATACTCAAATCCAATGGATGTTGTTTGGATGTTTACCTGTTCTCAGGCTTGTGTATTAGGTGGCCCTGATGAATGAAAGAAAGAATACCAAGTCAGCAAATTTCCATGAATGAATAGATGAGACCGGTAATCTACCTAGTGAATAAGACAAGGCTTATATACAACCAGGCATAAATTAACCTTTGAAAAGCTGATGTTTGTGTTATGATCGACCAATGTGCTACACCGAGTGTGTGGTACGCTCTGTGGCCTTCTGTCAGTCACTTCAAGTGCATACGGCATGAGATGGAGAGCCTGCATTGACAATTAACATGAGCATGTTCAATACGAAACCCACCAACCAACCAACACGAACTGCCTTCAGTTCACCACGAGAATGGCGTTGAGAAAAGAAAGGGGATACAAGCCATCAACTAGCTCCGCTAAATTAGCAGAAACAGATATAGTTTGGAGCAGCGTGAGTTGTACACGTATGAGCTGACTAGTCAGCAAAAGGTACAAGCATAATCGATAGAGCACAAAACCTAGGGAGGTGCAAACAACAAAAGCCCATTAAAAGCAATTATACTAGGTATCAAAGACCAAAAGCTTGTCTTGAGGATCAACATGACCACTCAGTaataatatcatatatatatatatatatatatatgatcggCAGGAACATGAACAAATCTGGGTAATCCGGACTTGGTCGAGCAGTTGATCGCCTTTGAATCGATCACACAACATAGTGAAATCGCTAATCGGACAGTAATACGAGCCGAATCGATGGGTGAAGAAATAAAAAAGGGTACTCGTGGAGCTGGAGGAGAGATTACTGTTTatctgttgatgatgatgaatgaAAATGACACAAAGGAAAACAAAGGGAGGCGGGAGGGGATCGAGATAGACATAGACCTCGGGGATTCATCAGATTGCATGCAGAATCAAACAAAGGTTGAAGCTGCGCGGAGGAGGAACAGATTatacagaagaagaagaagaagaagaagaagaagaagaagaagaagaagaagaatctagCTAGAgcgggaaaaaaaatcccagaAACGGCGGAGCGGAAGGAAGGTTAAATTGTTGGAAAAGGGATGGCACAAAAAGTGGAGGGCCGCATAAGGCCGGCGCTAAAAATACACAGATCCCACGCACAAGCGCATGTTGAAGGGTTTTCACGTTCGCTTACTCGGAATggggtagcggcggcggccggcgacgaggatcGAATTCGAAGCGGCGGAAGGGGAAGGAATGACACTGtacagaaagagagagggagtgtgtgtgtgtgtgtgtgtgtgtgtgtttatcCGAGTGGTGAGGCGGTTGGTGTGCCTTCACTCCCGTCCCGcaacggaaaaaaaatccttattttttattttttttccttcaaaaaaaGCCACTTTTTTTCTTCCTAGGGCTAGGAGTACCAATCAGGCATCATCAGTTGCAAATCCTCTCTCTTTTCAGTTTCGAGACAAGATAAGGTTGCCGATCGTGATGTGATCCTCAGTTACTTGTCACAAAAATTCCTTCTTTCCCCTGAAATCCCGTCCATTGATACACTCACACGAGGTGTATTCTATTTGAAGCTGTGATCGATTAAGTAAAAGAAAGCTTTTTCAGCATGCATTCTGGATACTACTAAACTAGTGTTTCATATCAAACTGTCTTCAATGCCGGAATTCAACAAGAGTGGCATCATGAGATTATGCGGTTTCTGCAATATTCTTACCTTTTTTTACTGTAAAATAAATCGGATTTGAAAGTTCAATG
The Oryza sativa Japonica Group chromosome 6, ASM3414082v1 DNA segment above includes these coding regions:
- the LOC4342140 gene encoding uncharacterized protein isoform X2, translating into MPYALEVTDRRPQSVPHTRCSTLVDHNTNISFSKGHLIHKPENRNITFATISIGHNSDQKLVPFLPNILQDINKRSCFASGAAGTEIIQFPQPIILYWLDCPNEKNMHDQVDHSKPFSSGSPPPGSTLRQRQHRRKIKKSLTALPPSNVLVNNSSRSVTAPVRSDSDILHDDDKPPRKSPKKKGNKKGKHYRRAVCKGLNLPSETHCEENIDAASPVEVLTDLLADKLSETSSSASSLVKEAHFGEENGGDSGCTGSSNRTVGEIFSCKDVHYLNDESNNYERSLCARVSNSNDAIAYSLFKKLERDNSVNCSVNDEVRDSCHPIGAHLSITHAEDSNDSFGCSSCCSKNVADSSNHTERVKCSSEACSSKTSLPVIPGRSRTRLKEISSYSLTATNGVIGTNKNKHSGKYSSTSVWQKVEKLNVENTSRAGCMVDSAIQNKDVLENINKVAQHNLTRSMKINQRRKACNQHSPDERIEMEHAKENDALNSCQAFSRYKYKKQTSILYQQTSLSSDQGTSQSSGNYHAPKNGIVMVPKNHLQQKDGLPMMQLVYDKDSSVDTGVGSNGSADGDGSSQSGFEKAALASCNMGSYLVPQDTCEECTSTMQADPHYSSTENKAISTNSNSRNLCADPSPAEMDERCYVKLTMENTPQECPKLYSATGKQCKLYSAAAHVSQKWVAVGKKNILHFDGSETSAVDSSVLTNCIPISANIGVETNVSSVLASANNEVNKLAAEISDKPNSSGHLDLRCQPHTDTGTDFNKMREAVCDAYRAQQRVEDVQVIIGRPLADFEQFISSASPVLYCSTCPADRNFCSPEWVRDGLCFHQSTDITLSRIWQWYEEPCCYGLEVKAQDFRRSKGLWNSPHQFTTYFVPYLSAVQLFGQAKRASTGRVDKEAAGMDVTSKTSPCPSSLPILTKLLPQQLRETISSSDLYTKGDQQFGNGELIFEFFESEQPFWRRQLFDKVKELISGVKPSSCQISGDPKNLELSLCDLHPASWYCVAWYPIYRIPDGKFQAAFLTYHSLGHWIVQGASEQADDSRVVLPVTGLESYNDKGEWWFEVGRCSGEEDAAESREEESVWREASEVVKERVRTLKEAATVMSRAKVVMSNRSNRHPDHDFFLSRQLYQEPRKNH
- the LOC4342140 gene encoding uncharacterized protein isoform X1, which gives rise to MPYALEVTDRRPQSVPHTRCSTLVDHNTNISFSKGHLIHKPENRNITFATISIGHNSDQKLVPFLPNILQDINKRSCFASGAAGTEIIQFPQPIILYWLDCPNEKNMHDQVDHSKPFSSGSPPPGSTLRQRQHRRKIKKSLTALPPSNVLVNNSSRSVTAPVRSDSDILHDDDKPPRKSPKKKGNKKGKHYRRAVCKGLNLPSETHCEENIDAASPVEVLTDLLADKLSETSSSASSLVKEAHFGEENGGDSGCTGSSNRTVGEIFSCKDVHYLNDESNNYERSLCARVSNSNDAIAYSLFKKLERDNSVNCSVNDEVRDSCHPIGAHLSITHAEDSNDSFGCSSCCSKNVADSSNHTERVKCSSEACSSKTSLPVIPGRSRTRLKEISSYSLTATNGVIGTNKNKHSGKYSSTSVWQKVEKLNVENTSRAGCMVDSAIQNKDVLENINKVAQHNLTRSMKINQRRKACNQHSPDERIEMEHAKENDALNSCQAFSRYKYKKQTSILYQQTSLSSDQGTSQSSGNYHAPKNGIVMVPKNHLQQKDGLPMMQLVYDKDSSVDTGVGSNGSADGDGSSQSGFEKAALASCNMGSYLVPQDTCEECTSTMQADPHYSSTENKAISTNSNSRNLCADPSPAEMDERCYVKLTMENTPQECPKLYSATGKQCKLYSAAAHVSQKWVAVGKKNILHFDGSETSAVDSSVLTNCIPISANIGVETNVSSVLASANNEVNKLAAEISDKPNSSGHLDLRCQPHTDTGTDFNKMREAVCDAYRAQQRVEDVQVIIGRPLADFEQFISSASPVLYCSTCPADRNFCSPEWVRDGLCFHQSTDITLSRIWQWYEEPCCYGLEVKAQDFRRSKGLWNSPHQFTTYFVPYLSAVQLFGQAKRASTGRVDKEAAGMDVTSKTSPCPSSLPILTKLLPQQLRETISSSDLYTKGDQQFGNGELIFEFFESEQPFWRRQLFDKVKELISGVKPSSCQISGDPKNLELSLCDLHPASWYCVAWYPIYRIPDGKFQAAFLTYHSLGHWIVQGASEQADDSRVVLPVTGLESYNDKVLNDCYSMNPETYMQGEWWFEVGRCSGEEDAAESREEESVWREASEVVKERVRTLKEAATVMSRAKVVMSNRSNRHPDHDFFLSRQLYQEPRKNH